A region of Candidatus Wallbacteria bacterium DNA encodes the following proteins:
- a CDS encoding M23 family metallopeptidase, whose protein sequence is MKFTNLFYIPAIYLLVGFLLSAAVLDEPEQQMIYTRCFEPMPSPEVFPDANGGSALISIRRCYGTPENSGTVTERTIADQEEDFDEVMKIKVVKRDFPGNEKSSGPRYHTVLNGDSLSRISDLYGVPMARIVSTNHLKSNKIVLGQKLAIPGDSNFGGAASARTSLIHTFSFLRQKDDSSFHWPLPVSGRLTSKFGYRMHPVTKTMSFHNGVDLATPRNTKIGASKQGVVVFAGYRRLSGKTVIIKHSGNLYTMYAHCNRILVKENQAVKTGEIIGLVGMTGRTTGCHLHFSIKNGENYLNPLKYLSK, encoded by the coding sequence ATGAAATTCACAAATCTTTTTTACATTCCAGCAATTTATCTATTGGTAGGCTTTCTGCTCAGCGCAGCCGTCCTGGACGAACCTGAACAGCAGATGATCTATACCCGCTGTTTTGAACCGATGCCCTCTCCAGAAGTGTTTCCGGATGCAAATGGCGGTTCCGCCCTGATCAGCATCAGACGCTGCTATGGAACCCCGGAGAATTCCGGAACAGTGACTGAGCGGACCATTGCAGACCAAGAGGAAGATTTCGACGAAGTGATGAAAATTAAAGTCGTGAAACGCGACTTTCCGGGTAATGAAAAATCTTCAGGGCCACGTTACCATACTGTTTTAAACGGAGACAGCCTGTCCAGGATCTCGGATTTATACGGAGTGCCGATGGCCAGGATTGTTTCTACCAATCATCTGAAATCCAACAAGATCGTTCTCGGGCAGAAACTTGCGATCCCTGGTGACTCCAATTTCGGCGGCGCCGCAAGTGCCAGAACATCGCTCATCCATACTTTTTCCTTTTTACGGCAAAAAGACGACTCTTCCTTCCACTGGCCTCTCCCGGTTTCAGGAAGGCTTACTTCCAAGTTCGGCTATCGCATGCACCCTGTAACCAAAACCATGAGCTTCCACAATGGAGTGGATCTTGCGACTCCGCGCAATACAAAAATCGGTGCCAGTAAGCAGGGAGTTGTGGTGTTCGCCGGATACCGCAGACTTTCGGGTAAAACAGTGATCATAAAGCACAGCGGCAACCTTTACACAATGTACGCTCATTGCAACAGGATTCTGGTCAAGGAAAACCAGGCTGTGAAAACCGGAGAGATTATCGGTTTAGTCGGAATGACCGGAAGAACAACAGGCTGCCACCTGCATTTTTCCATCAAGAACGGTGAAAATTACCTGAATCCGTTGAAATATCTGTCCAAATGA
- a CDS encoding stalk domain-containing protein, which yields MIRLFFTALLIFTFIAYATGDVNTKKPLEIQDGIFIAATVVSQNFGVSIYYSPVSRVVIAKTDKISAKFIVQQKEAIVNGEFQEIKTPLILWENEVYFPVQVLTDVFGLAKDKLKPHMENPVKAQKVSATPTDRKDISRESSRIPIDVEKVETQKTKAKVTEEVKSENAEEGMPETIAESIPENDEEQTDESGTVEEDEQSESLPDESAVSEDSTETAENAPVEKKKILLWIDRTFLTQKFLQTKFDELEKKIQELSKNSETVELKVVSKKETEANALNSQEADFLVILTPGFLQNQNFQGISIFYRNDPEQKILQNISGKWSECLKKELGYEDRISCFPAMLKYYQYVKIPAVCIELFNLNNQEEQRWLTDDGQRLRLAKALLAGLEMNR from the coding sequence ATGATTAGACTGTTTTTTACGGCTTTATTAATTTTTACCTTTATTGCTTATGCAACGGGCGATGTAAATACCAAGAAACCACTCGAAATTCAAGACGGTATTTTTATTGCGGCCACTGTTGTCAGTCAGAATTTTGGCGTATCGATTTATTACTCCCCAGTCTCCCGTGTGGTGATTGCTAAAACGGACAAAATAAGCGCAAAATTCATTGTGCAGCAGAAGGAAGCAATAGTGAACGGCGAATTTCAGGAAATCAAAACTCCTCTCATTCTCTGGGAAAACGAGGTGTATTTTCCGGTGCAGGTGTTGACAGACGTTTTCGGTCTGGCCAAGGACAAACTCAAGCCGCACATGGAAAATCCAGTCAAAGCCCAGAAGGTTTCCGCAACTCCCACAGACAGAAAAGATATTTCCAGGGAATCGTCCCGGATTCCGATTGACGTGGAAAAAGTTGAAACACAGAAGACAAAGGCCAAAGTCACTGAAGAAGTAAAATCCGAGAACGCTGAGGAAGGAATGCCGGAGACGATTGCTGAAAGCATCCCTGAAAACGATGAAGAACAGACGGATGAATCCGGAACTGTCGAAGAAGATGAACAATCTGAGTCTTTACCTGATGAAAGCGCTGTCAGCGAGGACAGCACGGAAACCGCAGAAAATGCACCTGTTGAGAAGAAGAAAATCCTGCTCTGGATTGACCGGACTTTCCTGACTCAGAAGTTTCTCCAGACTAAGTTTGACGAACTGGAAAAGAAAATTCAGGAACTCTCGAAAAATTCCGAGACCGTGGAACTGAAGGTAGTCAGCAAGAAAGAGACCGAAGCAAACGCCCTGAACAGTCAGGAGGCCGATTTTCTGGTGATCCTGACGCCTGGTTTTCTTCAGAACCAGAATTTTCAGGGGATCAGCATTTTCTACAGGAACGATCCTGAACAGAAAATCCTTCAAAACATTTCCGGCAAGTGGAGCGAATGCTTGAAGAAGGAACTTGGATATGAAGACAGGATCAGCTGTTTTCCCGCGATGCTGAAATACTACCAGTACGTAAAGATTCCTGCGGTCTGCATCGAACTGTTCAATCTCAACAATCAGGAAGAGCAGCGCTGGCTGACAGACGATGGACAGCGTCTGAGGCTTGCGAAAGCCCTGCTCGCAGGATTGGAGATGAACAGATGA
- the smpB gene encoding SsrA-binding protein SmpB, with the protein MKTGSVKIVSNNRKAFYNYEITEKFEAGLVLMGTEIKALRQGKVSLLDSFAHTRGGELFLYEMNISHYDHGNRFNHDPKRERKLLLHKHEIRRLLGKIKEKGMTLVPLKIYLKNGLAKVELGLGRGKKVYDKKETIKNRIADRETSRMMKDRRND; encoded by the coding sequence ATGAAGACCGGAAGCGTTAAAATTGTATCAAACAACCGCAAAGCGTTTTATAATTATGAAATCACGGAAAAATTCGAAGCAGGACTGGTACTGATGGGAACTGAGATCAAAGCACTGCGCCAGGGAAAAGTAAGCCTGCTGGATTCCTTCGCCCATACCAGGGGAGGGGAGTTATTCCTGTATGAAATGAATATCTCCCATTATGACCATGGCAACCGTTTCAATCACGACCCTAAACGGGAGCGCAAACTCCTGCTCCATAAACATGAAATCAGGAGACTGCTCGGAAAAATCAAGGAAAAAGGGATGACTCTTGTGCCTCTGAAAATTTACTTAAAGAACGGGCTCGCCAAAGTGGAGCTGGGTCTCGGCCGCGGGAAAAAGGTTTATGACAAGAAAGAGACCATCAAGAATCGGATCGCAGACCGCGAAACCAGCAGAATGATGAAGGACAGGCGGAATGATTAG